The genome window GCCTTGTTGCCCGGCGAAGGGTTGTTGTTCATGTCACCGTCGTTGTGGCGGACGTAGGCTTCCCACCAATGGATGCGCGCCATCAATTTTGCCGCGATGTCGGCAGACGCGGCGCGGGCGGTCAGCAAATGTTCGGCCCCATAGATTTCCGGGGTTTCCGAAAGGATCGCCGTGCCGCCCTGTTGCACCAGCAGGTCCACGGCCGCGCCGAGTGCCGGATTGGCCGTGATACCGGAGTAGCCATCCGAGCCGCCGCATTGCAAACCGACGCACAAGTGGCTGGCGGCAACGGTTGTGCGCTGGCATTGGTCGACGAGGGGCAGCATCGCTTCGATGTGGGCGATGCCTCGTCGCACGGCTTCGCGAGTGCCGCCTTCGTCCTGGATGACCAGGCTGGCCTTGAGCGCCGCGGAGCGATCCCCCAGTTCATTCATCAACGGGGTGAGTTGATTGACCTCGCAACCCAACCCAATCAACAGCACACCAGCGAAATTGGCGTGATCGGCATAGCCCCTCAGGGTTCGCTTGAGAATGTCGATCCCTTCGCCCTGGGCACCCATGCCACAGCCGCTGCCATGGGTGATTGCAACGACGCCATCGACGTTGGGGAAATCTTTCAAGCGCTCGGCGGAAAAGGTGTTGGCGATCTGCTTGCAGACGGTTGCCGAGCAGTTGACGCTGGAAATGACCCCGATGTAATTGCGTGTGCCGACGCGTCCATCCTCGCGGACGTAACCTTCGAAGGTCGCGGGGTTCTCGCTCAACGACGTGGGGACATAGACGTTACGTACGCTGTGTTCGGTCGTGTTGGCGGGCATGTCCAGGTTGTGCACGTGGACGTGATCGCCAGGCTCGATGGCCTGCGTGGCCTGGCCGATGGTTTGCCCGTACTTGAGCACCCGCTGGCCGGCCAACACCGGGCGCAGGGCGATCTTGTGGCCGGACGGAATCGCCTGCCGGGCGACCAGGCGGATGCCGTCGGCATTCACCGACTGACCTTCGGCGATATCGCCTCGGGCCACCGCGACATCATCGCCGGGTGTCAACACAAGCAAAGAGGAAGGCGGGTTCATGGGGCGTCCTCCGATTCCTAGCACTCGATGATTGCCTTGACGACACCTTGCGTGGGGTCGAGCAAGGTGGCGAACGAGTGGGGCACGTCGCCCAGCGTCAGTCGGTGGGTGTTCAGGGCCGCATCTGGAATCAAGCCGTCGCGCAAGCATTGCTCGACGTGCCGGAAGTCTTCCTGGGTGGCGTTGCGGCTGCCCATCAGCGTGGCTTCTCGCTTATGGAACTCAGGGTCGGAGAAGGTGATGGAGTCCCGAACCACCGAGATCATCACATAGGTGCCGCCATGGGCGATGAACTCGAACCCGCGCTCCATGGCCCGGGCATTGCCGGTGGCGTCGAAGACCACGTCGAAAAAATCACCCTCGGTCAGCTCGGCCAGGGCTTGCTTGTCGCCTTCGCCGATCTGCACGGCGGCGTGGATATTCAGGTGTTGCTTGCAGAACGACAGGCGATCCTCGCGGGTATCCAGGACAGTGACTTTCGCACCGCGCAGGCTGGCGAAGATCGCCGCCGCCATGCCGATCGGGCCGGTGCCGACCACCAGAGCGTGTTTCTGCGCCTGGATGTTCGAGCGCCGCACGGCGTGAGCGCCGATGGAGAGGAATTCGATCATCGCGGCCTGGTCCAGGGAAACCCCCACCGCCTTGTGCACGAACGCATGGGGAACGCTCAGGTATTGAGTGAAAGCACCGTCGCAGTGAACCCCCAGCACCTGGATAGCGGTGCAGCAGTTGGTCTTGCCCTGGCGGCAGGCGATGCAAGTCCCGCAGGACAGGTACGGCATCACATAGACGACATCGCCGACAGCCAGGTCGCTGGCCTCGTCGGAGCCCTCCACGACCCCGGAGAACTCGTGGCCCATGACTCGCGGATATTCGAGGTACGGTTGATTGCCGGTGAAGATGTGCAGGTCGGTGCCGCAGACCCCGACACGCTTGACCCGGATCAGGATCTCCCCCGGTTTCCTGAGGGGGTGTTCACGTTCGATGGCGGTGAGCGAGCCGGGTTCGTTACAGATGACTGTCAGCATGGCGATGCTCCTTGGCTGGCGTGCAGACGGTGGTTGCCTGCAGGCGGGAGGAGGGTTGTGAGCGCGCGGCTGCCGGGACCGGGGCTCTCTTTTTTGTTGTAGGCGAGTGGTGACCTGCACCCATGACCTTGGGGCCGAAACTACAGGCTGGAAAAAATATTGGCAAGACCAATTAATAAAAATATAGATTGGACTGACCAATGTGATCTGGACGTCGCCCGGCACTGCATCATCGACTGAACCCAGGTCCATCCCGGCAGGTCACTCGTTCGTCAGGAACGAAAAACAGGATGGACCCCTTGATGCGACCTATTGAGCTCACCAGCCTTTCCTTTGCCACGCTGCTGTGCGTGGCCTGTTCGAGCCAACCGCCTGCCACATGGAGCTACGTCGACGCCCAGGGACGGGCCAATCTTCCCCCCGACCAGGCCTACCCCGAGCTCTTTGAAGCGGTGCAGCGTGGGCAGGTGTTCACCGACCAGAAGCATTTCGTGGACGCACTGCCCAACCGTGATCCGGCGCAAATCCGCGCCGATTACCTGGCCCGACGTGACCACGACGGCTTCGATATCAAGGCCTTCGTGAAAGACAACTTCATCGAATCTGGCCAAGCCGAAAGCCCGGCGCCCAAGCCCGGCGCTCCGATCCAGGAACACATCGACAGCCTCTGGCCGATCCTGAGCCGATCCTACAGCCAGGTGCCGGCCTACAGCAGTTTGTTGCCCTTGCCGCAGCCCTATGTGGTACCTGGCGGACGCTTTCGCGAGATGTATTACTGGGATTCGTATTTCACCATGCTGGGTCTCGAGCAAAGCGGCGATAAGGCCCGGGTCCGCCAGATGACCGATAACTTTGCCTACATGATCGACACCTACGGCCACATTCCCAACGGCAATCGCACCTACTACCTGAGCCGGTCGCAGCCGCCATTCTTCGCCTACATGGTGGCGTTGCAGGCGCGTATCGAAGGTGACCAGGCCTATGGGCGATACCTGCCACAGCTGCAGAAGGAGTATGCCTATTGGATGGCGGGTGCCCAGGCACTAAAGCCCGGTGCTGCGGATCGGCACGTGGTCAAACTTGCCGACGGCAGCGTGCTCAACCGCTATTGGGATGCCAGCCCGACGCCTCGACAGGAATCCTGGTTGCAAGATGTCCGCACCGCCGAACAGGCGCCGGACCGGCCCAAGGAAGAGGTCTGGCGTGACCTGCGCGCCGGCGCCGAAAGTGGCTGGGACTTCAGCTCGCGCTGGTTGGACGACGGCCAGAACCTGGCGAGTATTCGCACCACGGCCATTGTGCCCGTGGACCTCAATAGCTTGATCTATCATCTGGAACAGACCATCGCCAAAGCCTGCGAGACGGTGCAGAACGCCCCGTGCGTCCAGGCTTACGGCCGGCGCGCCGAACTGCGCCAGCGGGCCATCGAGCAGCACTTGTGGAATGCCGACAAAGGTTTCTACGTGGACTACGACTGGCAACGCCAGCAACAACGCCAGCAGCTCACGGCCGCGACGCTTTTCCCGCTGTACACCGGCCTGGCCAGCGCCGAACATGCCCATCGCACCGCCGATGCGGTCCGTGATGGTCTGTTACGTGTCGCAGGTATCGCCACCACCCAGGTCAACACTGGCCAGCAGTGGGACGAACCCAATGGCTGGGCACCGTTGCAATGGGTCGCGGTGGAAGGGCTGGACCGCTACGGGCACACCGCGTTGGCGCAACAGGTAGGCAGTCGCTTCTTGCAGCAGGTCGAGAACCTCTACCGCAAGGAAAACAAGTTGGTGGAGAAATACGACCTGTCCGGACGGGGCGACGGCGGGGGAGGTGGCGAATATGAATTGCAGGACGGCTTCGGCTGGACGAATGGGGTGACGCTCAAGCTGCTGGGTAAATATGGCAAGACTTCCTCAACCCTTGGCGAGTGAATGCCAATGAACCCATGTGGGAGCGAGCTTGCTCGCGATGACGGCGTGCCAGCCACCTTCAATGCTGCTGAACCGCCGCTATCGCGAGCAAGCTCGCTCCCACAAGGGGGGGTGGTGGGTGTCAAATCTCACCGTCATCCTGGAAAAAAGTGGGCTCGCTATTCATGCACCGTCACCCGATTGCGCCCGGTCTTCTTCGAGGTATACAGCGCCTGGTCGGCCCTGGCGATCAGCTCGGCGTGGTCGTTCGAGGGCTGGCTCAGGTCGGCCACTCCCAGGCTGACGGTGAAGCGGATAGTCTGGTCGTTGAACTGCACTTCCAGCGCTTCGATAGCCTTGCGCAGGCGCTCGGCGAAAATCTGTGCGCCGGCCTTGTCGGTGTCTGAAAGCACTACGCCGAACTCTTCACCGCCATAACGCCCGGCCACGTCGGACTCGCGCACATGCTCGTGCAGCAGCCTGGCGACGTGCTCGATGACCTTGTCGCCAGCCTGGTGGCCGTAGGTGTCGTTGACCCGCTTGAAATGATCGATGTCGAGCATGACCAGGCTCAACGCATGGCCATAGCGCTGGTGCCGGGCGTAGGCGGCTTTCAGATTGCCCTCCCAATAACCGCGGTTGTACAGGCCGGTCAACTGATCGGTACTGGAAAGTCGCTGCAGCTGTGCGTTGGCGGCCTGGAGCTGATGCCGGTTGGTGGCGACGTCGGTGACGTCATAGATCACCAGGCAGATATGCTTGATGGTGTTGTCGGGCGAGCGCAGCGGCAACAGCGTGGTGTTCTGGTACATGAACGCTTCCTGGCCGGTGATCGGCTGGTAACTCTTGAAGCGCATCAAGTACGGGCGCTGCTCCCAGACCGTGAACGCTGGCGTGCCCAGGGTCGCGACGCTTTCCACCTTGCGGCTGAACCATTGGCGATCGATTTCAGGGAACAGGCTGAAAAAATGCTGGTTGTGCGCGTCCTTGGGCTGCACCCCGGAGCGGTTCTCCATGAAGGTGTTCCAGACTTGCACGCGGTACTCGCGGTCGAGCACCACCACCCCGACGTCGATGCTCTGAACGATGGCCAGCAACCAGTGGAATTCGTTCAGATCGATGGATTCGCTCATGGCTCAGTTCATCAGGTAGGCGAGTTTGTGGGTCAACCGTTCGACGGAGTCCTCCGTGAACAACAGCAACAGGTCGAAACGAATATCGTGCCCTTCCAGGCTGTAGCTGATTTCCACCGCCAGGGTCTTTTTCCAGTGTTTGCTGTTGTCCCGGATCAGTTCCTCGATGGCCGCGTGCTGGCCGAGAATCTGCGGGTGGCCTTGGGAAAACACCACGTCGATCTGTTCGGCAATGCTGCTCAGGCATGCGCCGATCAAGACGCTGGAAAGGTCCAGCAACATCTCCAGGTCCGAATAGTCGGCGCTCTGGCGCTGCATCAATTGCGCGATGTCGGCGATTTCCGAGTCATGGAAGATCAACAGGGCTTCGCCAGCGATGCCGCTGCCGATAAACCCCTGGCAGATCGCGGTGAGTTGCTGGGAGCTGCCGACGTCGGTCAAGGCCATGTGCAACTCCCCGACCTCGAGGAGGTTCACGTTCGGCACCGGCAATTGCACGAAGACCCCCAGCACCTTGGCGATCAGGGCCGCTGCCCGGCCGATGGCCACGTTGACCGTCTCGCGGAACACATCGTGGAAACTGATGGCCGTGTTCGTGACCGAACGATTCTGCAACGGCACCTGGCTGGGTTGGGCCAGTAGCCCCAGCCGCGCCAGCGTCTGGCGCAGGTCGTTTTCATCGAACGGTTTTTTCAGGAACGCCAGCGCGCCCAGCTCATGTACGCGGCGCACCGCCTCATCCTGGACGTCACCGGAAATCACGATGACCTGCGCCTTCAATCCTTCGTCGCGCAAGGCGCCCAATACCTGGTAGCCATCCATTTCCGGCATGGTCAGGTCGAGCAGCACCACGTGCCCCAGGCCCTGGCGTATGGCGTCCATGGCCTGGCGGCCATTGCTCGCCTCGGTGACCGAAACCGGCCAGTCTATCGGCAGTGCACGCAACACCTGTTTGCGCGCCATGTTGGAGTCGTCACACACCACCAGGGGAATCAACGACACAGGAACGACCATGGGTGACCAATGGCAGGGGAGGAGGGGCTACTGACATCATTCATAGGCTTGCAAAGACCCTTTGATTAACGAACCGGGTTTATCAAGCTTAGCGTCCTGCACGAAAACTGCGGGGCTCGGTTGCATTAGAAACTGGACCAATAAGTCAGGGGCGTCAACTGCACTTCGTCATTCACACCCCACGCAAAGCCACGGTCGACGCGCGATTGGCCATGGCGGGCGCGGTTTGTGGTCTATAGTTTTCAGCAGACCCGGAATCTTTCCGTACCGGCGATCAGGGACTGCGGACGCCTCGCGCCGTAGCTGCATCGGATACCCGCAGGCCGTCAGCAGTGAACAATGCAGGGAGCACACCATGGCGATCCAACGGGCGAGTGTAATGACGTCGGCCCCGGATATCGTTCATCGTGAAAACGCCCTGGCCGATGGGACGAGCCATTGGTTTCGGCGCGGCTTCGACCAGGCCAGGGAAGCCTACATCCTGTTCCCGCTGCTGGCCGTTCTGCTGTTGGTGGTCATCTGGGCGGGCACCCTTTACTTGATCAAGGTCGAACAGGCCCGCGCGCAGCAGGGGATCGCCGAGGCGAGCCTGGAAATCGGCGCCACCTACGAGGCGCAGATCCTGCGGGCAGTGCGTGAAATCGATCAGACTCTCAAGCTCGTCAAGTACACCTACGAATCCGAGCGGGAGCCCAACCCGCTGCCCAAGCTCAAGGCTCGCGCCTTGTTGCCTTCTCCCTACTTGTTCGACGTCAGTGTGGTCGATGCCAGCGGCCGGGTCGTCGCCAGTACCCAGCCGAGCGAAGCCGGAAGCCGAATGGCCAAGGATGAGCTGCAAACGCTGGGCCCGGACACGGCGCTGTCGATCAGCCGTCCGTGGAAAAGCCCGGTGACGGGGGAGTGGAAGTTGCGTTTCAGCCGACGGCTCGATGGCGGGGATGGCGCGTTCGCCGGGATCGCCATGGTCGAGGTCGATGCCGCCTATTTCGTCAGCAGTTATGACGCCTCGAAACTCGGCAATCACGGCTTGCTCGGCCTGTTGGGTATTGACGGTGTCTTTCGGGCACGGCGCAGTGGAGAGGACGTATCGGCCGGCGACTCGATCGATTACGCAAGCGTGGTACCGGACACTGAAAACACCGAAGCCGTACGCGCGATCAATGCGGGGGATGGTGTGTGGCGCTACACCAGTGCCCGCCAGCTCTACGACTTCCCACTGGCGGTGATTGTCGGGTTGTCCGAGGAAGAACAACTGGCCGCGGTGAACCAGCAAGCGCGTACCTACCTGTGGCGCGCCACGGGCGGCAGTCTGGTGCTGGTGTTGCTGGCGGGGCTGCTCGCCCGGATGAGCTGGCAACTGGTGCAAAGCCGCTTGCGCGCCGGCGAAGCGAAAATCGCCTACGCGGAAAGTGTCGAGTACCTGGCCTATCACGACGGCCTTACGGCCTTGCCCAATCGCAGTCTGTTCAGCAAGCTGTTGGGCCAGAGCATCCGCGAGGCCAGCCGTTATGATCGGCAACTGGCGGTGCTGTTTCTTGACCTCGACCGCTTCAAGCAAGTCAACGATACCCTGGGGCACGATGCCGGCGATCAACTGCTCAAGGAGGTCGCGCTGCGCCT of Pseudomonas fluorescens contains these proteins:
- a CDS encoding response regulator, with protein sequence MVVPVSLIPLVVCDDSNMARKQVLRALPIDWPVSVTEASNGRQAMDAIRQGLGHVVLLDLTMPEMDGYQVLGALRDEGLKAQVIVISGDVQDEAVRRVHELGALAFLKKPFDENDLRQTLARLGLLAQPSQVPLQNRSVTNTAISFHDVFRETVNVAIGRAAALIAKVLGVFVQLPVPNVNLLEVGELHMALTDVGSSQQLTAICQGFIGSGIAGEALLIFHDSEIADIAQLMQRQSADYSDLEMLLDLSSVLIGACLSSIAEQIDVVFSQGHPQILGQHAAIEELIRDNSKHWKKTLAVEISYSLEGHDIRFDLLLLFTEDSVERLTHKLAYLMN
- a CDS encoding EAL domain-containing protein, with protein sequence MAIQRASVMTSAPDIVHRENALADGTSHWFRRGFDQAREAYILFPLLAVLLLVVIWAGTLYLIKVEQARAQQGIAEASLEIGATYEAQILRAVREIDQTLKLVKYTYESEREPNPLPKLKARALLPSPYLFDVSVVDASGRVVASTQPSEAGSRMAKDELQTLGPDTALSISRPWKSPVTGEWKLRFSRRLDGGDGAFAGIAMVEVDAAYFVSSYDASKLGNHGLLGLLGIDGVFRARRSGEDVSAGDSIDYASVVPDTENTEAVRAINAGDGVWRYTSARQLYDFPLAVIVGLSEEEQLAAVNQQARTYLWRATGGSLVLVLLAGLLARMSWQLVQSRLRAGEAKIAYAESVEYLAYHDGLTALPNRSLFSKLLGQSIREASRYDRQLAVLFLDLDRFKQVNDTLGHDAGDQLLKEVALRLEACLRGSDTVARLGGDEFVILLPELSQDNDVATAAQKILTAIARPFNLEGQEFRVTASVGISVYPQDGLDEQTLKKNADIAMYQAKQCGKNNFQFYSAKLNADSLERLTLELSLRHALERQEFQLHYQAKRDIPSGQITGMEALLRWNHPDLGIVAPMQFIPVAEETGLIVPIGKWVLKTACRQNVAWQRQGLPHLGVAVNLTARQFADENLLTDLAEILAETGMDARLLELEIAESLLMQDVKRALNVLTGLKRLQVRIAIDDFGIGYSSLSALEQFPLDVIKIDRSCICDTSSVSEDKALTEAIIAMGRTLSLTVVAQGVETKEQADFLRDNACDEFQGFYFNKPVPADQFKLLLQAQAAGTGLGT
- the treA gene encoding alpha,alpha-trehalase TreA, producing the protein MRPIELTSLSFATLLCVACSSQPPATWSYVDAQGRANLPPDQAYPELFEAVQRGQVFTDQKHFVDALPNRDPAQIRADYLARRDHDGFDIKAFVKDNFIESGQAESPAPKPGAPIQEHIDSLWPILSRSYSQVPAYSSLLPLPQPYVVPGGRFREMYYWDSYFTMLGLEQSGDKARVRQMTDNFAYMIDTYGHIPNGNRTYYLSRSQPPFFAYMVALQARIEGDQAYGRYLPQLQKEYAYWMAGAQALKPGAADRHVVKLADGSVLNRYWDASPTPRQESWLQDVRTAEQAPDRPKEEVWRDLRAGAESGWDFSSRWLDDGQNLASIRTTAIVPVDLNSLIYHLEQTIAKACETVQNAPCVQAYGRRAELRQRAIEQHLWNADKGFYVDYDWQRQQQRQQLTAATLFPLYTGLASAEHAHRTADAVRDGLLRVAGIATTQVNTGQQWDEPNGWAPLQWVAVEGLDRYGHTALAQQVGSRFLQQVENLYRKENKLVEKYDLSGRGDGGGGGEYELQDGFGWTNGVTLKLLGKYGKTSSTLGE
- a CDS encoding zinc-binding alcohol dehydrogenase family protein, which produces MLTVICNEPGSLTAIEREHPLRKPGEILIRVKRVGVCGTDLHIFTGNQPYLEYPRVMGHEFSGVVEGSDEASDLAVGDVVYVMPYLSCGTCIACRQGKTNCCTAIQVLGVHCDGAFTQYLSVPHAFVHKAVGVSLDQAAMIEFLSIGAHAVRRSNIQAQKHALVVGTGPIGMAAAIFASLRGAKVTVLDTREDRLSFCKQHLNIHAAVQIGEGDKQALAELTEGDFFDVVFDATGNARAMERGFEFIAHGGTYVMISVVRDSITFSDPEFHKREATLMGSRNATQEDFRHVEQCLRDGLIPDAALNTHRLTLGDVPHSFATLLDPTQGVVKAIIEC
- a CDS encoding sensor domain-containing diguanylate cyclase, encoding MSESIDLNEFHWLLAIVQSIDVGVVVLDREYRVQVWNTFMENRSGVQPKDAHNQHFFSLFPEIDRQWFSRKVESVATLGTPAFTVWEQRPYLMRFKSYQPITGQEAFMYQNTTLLPLRSPDNTIKHICLVIYDVTDVATNRHQLQAANAQLQRLSSTDQLTGLYNRGYWEGNLKAAYARHQRYGHALSLVMLDIDHFKRVNDTYGHQAGDKVIEHVARLLHEHVRESDVAGRYGGEEFGVVLSDTDKAGAQIFAERLRKAIEALEVQFNDQTIRFTVSLGVADLSQPSNDHAELIARADQALYTSKKTGRNRVTVHE
- a CDS encoding UxaA family hydrolase — encoded protein: MNPPSSLLVLTPGDDVAVARGDIAEGQSVNADGIRLVARQAIPSGHKIALRPVLAGQRVLKYGQTIGQATQAIEPGDHVHVHNLDMPANTTEHSVRNVYVPTSLSENPATFEGYVREDGRVGTRNYIGVISSVNCSATVCKQIANTFSAERLKDFPNVDGVVAITHGSGCGMGAQGEGIDILKRTLRGYADHANFAGVLLIGLGCEVNQLTPLMNELGDRSAALKASLVIQDEGGTREAVRRGIAHIEAMLPLVDQCQRTTVAASHLCVGLQCGGSDGYSGITANPALGAAVDLLVQQGGTAILSETPEIYGAEHLLTARAASADIAAKLMARIHWWEAYVRHNDGDMNNNPSPGNKAGGITTILEKSLGAVAKAGATGLMGVYQYAETVDARGLVFMDTPGYDPVSATGQVAGGANLICFTTGRGSTYGCKPTPSLKIATNTRLFQRMELDMDFNAGGIVDGVESVAQAGERLFRLMLATASGHRTCSEENGLGDNEFLPWQIGAVM